Within the Candidatus Ruthia endofausta genome, the region AAGCAGATTGGGAGTCAGGCTCTGATTTTGAAGGCGGCAATAAAGGACATCGTCCTAGAATTAAAGGTGGTTATTTTCCAGTTCCTCCAGTGGATTCATTGCATGATTTACGTTCGCAAATGTGCTTAGCAATCGAAGAAATGGGCGTTACTACTGAAGTTCATCACCACGAAGTTGGTACTGCTGGACAGTGTGAAATTGGTGCATTATTTAACACGTTAGTGAAAAAAGCTGATGAGACTCAAATCCTAAAATATTGTGTGCATAATGTGGCGCATGCTTATGGCAAAACAGCAACGTTTATGCCTAAGCCAATTGCGGTTGATAATGGCAATGGTATGCATGTTCATCAGTCAATCTCTAAAGATGGTGAAAACTTATTTGATGGCGATAAATATAGCAATCTAAGTGAAATGGCACTGCATTATATTGGTGGTATCATCAAGCACGCTCAAGCGCTTAATGCCTTTACCAATGCTTCTACTAACTCGTATAAGCGTTTAGTACCAGGCTTTGAAGCGCCAGAAATGCTGGCGTATTCAGCCAAAAATCGTTCTGCTGCTATTCGCATTCCTTTTGTGTCTAATCCAAAAGGTCGTCGTATTGAAGTGCGTTTCCCAGATCCAACAGCCAATCCATATCTTGCATTTGCAGCAATGTTAATGGCAGGCCTTGATGGTATTAAAAACAAGATTGATCCTGGAAAACCAGATGATGAAGACTTGTATGAATTAACAGAAAAAGAAAAATCGGCCATTCCTAAAGTTTGTGGTTCGTTAGATCAAGCACTAGAGACACTGAATAAAGACCGTGAGTTTTTAAAGCAAGGTGGTGTGTTCACTGATAATGTGATTAATTCATTCATTGAATTAAAAATGACAGAAGTGACCGCATTACGTGCTTCTCCTCATCCAGTAGAGTTTGATATGTATTACAGCGTGTAAAATATTTAATAAAAACGATAAAAAATCGTGCAATTGCACGATTTTTTTATTATATAAGGCAGTAAAATATCAACAATTAATTTACATTAACCCATTATGGCAAAATTAAGAAACGATTGGACTCTAAAAGAAGTTGAGGCATTATTTGCATTGCCTTTTAATGATTTGCTATTCAAAGCACACAGCATTCACAGGCAAAATTTTGACCCCAATCAGGTTCAGGTTAGCTCATTATTAAATATCAAAACTGGCGCTTGTCCTGAAGATTGTTCATATTGCTCACAAAGCTCTAAATACGACACAGCTCTTGAACGTGAAAAATTAATGGAGGTTGATTTAGTGTTTCAACAAGCTAAAGAAGCACAAGACAAAGGTGCAACGCGGTTTTGTATGGGCGCTGCATGGCGAAATCCCACTGATAAGAGTTTAGACAAGGTCATTCCAATGATTCAAGGTGTGAAAGCCATGGGCATGGAAACGTGCGTAACTTTAGGTATGTTGACTCAAGAACAAGCATTTACCTTAAAAGAAGCGGGTCTAGATTATTATAATCATAACATTGACACCTCAAAAGAGCACTACTCAAATGTGGTTACTACACGTAATTTTCAAGATCGCTTGAATACTTTAGAGTCAGTACAAAATGCCGATATTCATGTTTGTAGTGGTGGCATTTTAGGTTTGGGCGAAAATCAGATTGATCGCGCCTCTATGCTTAGGTCACTGTCTAATTTAAAAACACATCCAGATAGTGTGCCACTTAACTTATTAGTGCCAATTCTGGGCACGCCATTTGAAAATATTAAGCCACCAACAGAAAGTAAGTTTATACGCACTATTGCAGTAGCACGCATCATGATGCCAAAATCAGTTGTGCGTTTATCAGCAGGGCGTACTGAGATGAGTGAGGCCATGCAAGCGCTTTGTTTTTTTGCAGGGGCTAATTCTATCTTTTATGGCGAGCGATTACTCACCACTGACAATCCAAACACAAACAGCGATCAAGATTTGTTTGCAAAGTTGGGGATTAATCAAAAGCAAGTAGATAATCTACAATCTGTTTAGCTGCATTGGGTTTGGCAAGTTTGAATGCATTAGTAGACATTTGTTTAATTTGATTTTTGTTAATATTGAGTAAAGTTTTTTCTAACAGTTCAATCGTTAAATCTTTTTGTTCAATCAATATGCCAGCGTTATTATTTGCCAAAATCTTGGCATTATAAAATTGATGATTGTCAATAGCATGAGGCAGTGGGATTAAAATACTAGGCATGGCTGATAGCATCAATTCTGAAACTGTCATTGCGCCCGCTCTACAAAGCACAACATCTGCCCAAGCATAAGCGTTTGCCATATCTTTAATAAATGCAGTCACTTTCGTAGTGTTGTTTTTGTATTGGACTTTAACTGTATCAAAATGTGACCTCCCTGTTTGATGCCAAATATTAATGTCAATATTGAGTTGTGTGACGATATCATTAATAGGCTTTGAGCCTAAAGAGCCACCGATGATTAATAAGTTTAATTTATTGTTATTATTTTGTTTTTTAACAGGATTGAACGCGACAGGATTGCCAGAAGTAGTGGCATTTTTAATAAAAGCATCATTAAATGCTTGAAAGGTTTTGGTGGCTATTTTATTGAGTATTTTATTGGTTGTACCTGGTATAGAGTTCTGTTCATGAATCACCAGTGGTACTCTAAAAATCCAAGCCACTAAACCGCCAACGCCAGAGGCAAAGCCACCCATGCCGAGTACAATATCGGGTTTAAACTTTAGAAGAATACCCATCACTTGCAACGTTGCATAACTAAGCAAAAAAGGCGCTTTTATCAGGCTAACAATACTTTTACCACGCAAGCCAACACTACTCACTGTGTGTAATTTGATGTTGTGTTTAGGCACAATTTCATTTTCCATGCCAGTATTTGAGCCCAACCATTGAATATGAGTTGAATGATTTTTAAGTTCATTAGCAATAGCAAGTGCAGGAAATATATGCCCGCCAGTGCCACCAGCCATAATGAGAATTTTTTTAGACATAATGTTTTTGTTTAGAATATTCACAACGACTTTCCATATCAATTCTGAGTAATATAGCCAGTGATATCAGTGCAAATATCATACTTGACCCGCCATAACTAATCAGTGGTAAGGTAAAGCCTTTGGGTGGAATTAAACCAAGATTCATGGCAATATTAACGCTAAATTGCATGCTCAGCCAAGTACAAATACCAAAAGCAACATAGGAGCTGTATTTTCGATTACTTTTAAGGGCGTCTTTGGCAATTTTAAAACCTTTAAGCACAATATAAGCAAAGGTAAACAATACAAACAACATACCAACAATGCCTGTTTCTTCGCCAATAATAGCAAAAATCATATCGGTATGTGGCTCGGGTAGTTTGGTGTATTTTTGAATGCCATTGCCCAGTCCAACGCCAGTCCAATCACCCCTAGCGATGCCGATTAATGCTTGTTTGGTTTGCCATACTTTTTCAGATTCGTTAAGCCATAAATCTTCTCGCCAAAAGGAAGTTAGCCTTTCAACTCGATTGGGAATTTGGAAAAGAATGACAATAAAAACAGCAACAACGCTTGCACCAACTATGAACAATTGCTTTAAGTAAACACCAGCAGTTAGCAGCATAGCAAAAGCAGTTGCGGAAATAATAAAGGTCGCGCCAATATCTGGCTCTAGTAATAACAAAAAACTTGATGCACCAATGATAATAAGCGTTTTAATAAAGCCCATATAAGGCTTTCTTAAATCCTTTTCCTGCCTAACCAAAAAGCCCCCCATGAATAGAATCATCACCAATTTCATCATTTCAGAAGGCTGAAATTTAAACAACACAAAGTTAATCCAACGTGTTGAGCCTTTAACGGTTTTGCCAATAGGCTCTGGTAAAAACACCAGTGCTAAGCATATCAAAGTAATAATAAAAAATAATTTAGAATGATTTTTGTAAAAATATAAGGGGACTTTAAGCACAGTGTAACCAAGGCTCAAGCCTAAAATAATAAAAACAGTTTGCTTCATAAAGTAACCATAACTACTAAAATGTCCAAGCGAAGCAGAAAAAGACAATATCCAGCCAAAAGTTAGCAGTGTCAAAATCGAAAAAAGTAGATTTTTATCAGGCAGTTGGCCAGTTTTTTCAAACATGAGAATTTTTTAATGATTAATGAGTTTATTATTTTTCACGCCACTTGAATTATACGCTCAAGGGCGGATTTTTTTATAAATTCAAATTCTATTAGTTGAGCTTTTTGTTACTATTATGGGATAATATTTATTTTGTAAAAATAACAACAAACTTATGATTTCTACTACCAATATCACCATGCAGTTTGGTGAAAAACTTTTATTTGAAAATATCTCTATTAAATTTCAAAGCGGTAATCGCTATGGTTTAATTGGTGCAAATGGCTGTGGTAAGTCAACTTTTATGAAAATTCTAACGGGTGAGCTTACGCCTAGTAATGGTACAGTTCATATTAGCGATGGCGATTGTTTGGGTATTCTTCGCCAAGACCAATTTGCTTTTGAGGATTTTCGTGTGGTTGACACCGTGATTATGGGTCATGCTGAATTATGGAAAATTAAAAAAGAAAGAGACAGAATTTACGCCTTACCTGAAATGAGCGAGAAAGATGGCGTTAAGGTTGCAGAGCT harbors:
- the glnA gene encoding type I glutamate--ammonia ligase encodes the protein MSAKNVMKMIEDNEVKFIDFRFTDTIGKEHHVSVPAHAVNAEKLEEGQMFDGSSIAGWKPINESDMIMMPDTTTAVVDPFTEESTLNIICDIIESNDMKGYEKDPRSIAKRAEAYLNETGIGDAAYFGNEPEFFVFDSVKWDTGFGLGKAFYEIHSEEADWESGSDFEGGNKGHRPRIKGGYFPVPPVDSLHDLRSQMCLAIEEMGVTTEVHHHEVGTAGQCEIGALFNTLVKKADETQILKYCVHNVAHAYGKTATFMPKPIAVDNGNGMHVHQSISKDGENLFDGDKYSNLSEMALHYIGGIIKHAQALNAFTNASTNSYKRLVPGFEAPEMLAYSAKNRSAAIRIPFVSNPKGRRIEVRFPDPTANPYLAFAAMLMAGLDGIKNKIDPGKPDDEDLYELTEKEKSAIPKVCGSLDQALETLNKDREFLKQGGVFTDNVINSFIELKMTEVTALRASPHPVEFDMYYSV
- the ftsW gene encoding putative lipid II flippase FtsW, with amino-acid sequence MFEKTGQLPDKNLLFSILTLLTFGWILSFSASLGHFSSYGYFMKQTVFIILGLSLGYTVLKVPLYFYKNHSKLFFIITLICLALVFLPEPIGKTVKGSTRWINFVLFKFQPSEMMKLVMILFMGGFLVRQEKDLRKPYMGFIKTLIIIGASSFLLLLEPDIGATFIISATAFAMLLTAGVYLKQLFIVGASVVAVFIVILFQIPNRVERLTSFWREDLWLNESEKVWQTKQALIGIARGDWTGVGLGNGIQKYTKLPEPHTDMIFAIIGEETGIVGMLFVLFTFAYIVLKGFKIAKDALKSNRKYSSYVAFGICTWLSMQFSVNIAMNLGLIPPKGFTLPLISYGGSSMIFALISLAILLRIDMESRCEYSKQKHYV
- the murG gene encoding undecaprenyldiphospho-muramoylpentapeptide beta-N-acetylglucosaminyltransferase encodes the protein MSKKILIMAGGTGGHIFPALAIANELKNHSTHIQWLGSNTGMENEIVPKHNIKLHTVSSVGLRGKSIVSLIKAPFLLSYATLQVMGILLKFKPDIVLGMGGFASGVGGLVAWIFRVPLVIHEQNSIPGTTNKILNKIATKTFQAFNDAFIKNATTSGNPVAFNPVKKQNNNNKLNLLIIGGSLGSKPINDIVTQLNIDINIWHQTGRSHFDTVKVQYKNNTTKVTAFIKDMANAYAWADVVLCRAGAMTVSELMLSAMPSILIPLPHAIDNHQFYNAKILANNNAGILIEQKDLTIELLEKTLLNINKNQIKQMSTNAFKLAKPNAAKQIVDYLLAFD
- the bioB gene encoding biotin synthase BioB, with the translated sequence MAKLRNDWTLKEVEALFALPFNDLLFKAHSIHRQNFDPNQVQVSSLLNIKTGACPEDCSYCSQSSKYDTALEREKLMEVDLVFQQAKEAQDKGATRFCMGAAWRNPTDKSLDKVIPMIQGVKAMGMETCVTLGMLTQEQAFTLKEAGLDYYNHNIDTSKEHYSNVVTTRNFQDRLNTLESVQNADIHVCSGGILGLGENQIDRASMLRSLSNLKTHPDSVPLNLLVPILGTPFENIKPPTESKFIRTIAVARIMMPKSVVRLSAGRTEMSEAMQALCFFAGANSIFYGERLLTTDNPNTNSDQDLFAKLGINQKQVDNLQSV